Part of the Kushneria marisflavi genome, TGCCTTGCGCGTCTGCGCCGGATTAGGGAGTTGGAATCGAGGTAACCATACCATCACAAATGTTCGAATATGAACATATGCCATGTTCAAAAGAACATCAAGTGATCGTTGATGGGCTGATGCAATCGGCATGATCAGCGTTTTGCTCGATGAATGGCTCCCCGTCAGGGACAGATGTTGAGTGTGATGCTTTGCTCGCTGAGCAGACGGCAGATGCTTTCGGGCGGTTCCTGATCGGTAAACAGGGCGTGAATCTGATTGAGATGGCCCAGCCGAACCACGGCATTGCGGGAAAATTTGGAGTGATCGGCAGCCAGATAAACCTGCCGCGAATTGCTAATGATGGCCTGTGCGACCCTGACTTCCTGATAGTCAAAATCGAGCAGCGCCCCATCTGCGTCAATACTGCTGATGCCTATGATGCCGAAATCGACCTTGAACTGATTGATGAAGTCCACCGTGGCCTCACCAATGATGCCGCCATCTCTTGAGCGCACGCTGCCGCCGGCCACAATGACGTTGAAGTCTTCGCGGTGTTGCAATGTGGCGGCCACGTTGAGGTTGTTGGTGATGATTTCCAGCCCCTGATGGTTAAGCAATGCCTCAGCGATCAGTTCGGTGCTGGTGCCAATATTGATG contains:
- a CDS encoding DeoR/GlpR family transcriptional regulator; the protein is MTQQERHDIIIDMVKRQGYATIEQLAHHFNVTPQTIRRDLKVLADEQLIRRVHGGAGLLESSTVNTAYSARKLINHDAKARIARALAQQIPDQSSLFINIGTSTELIAEALLNHQGLEIITNNLNVAATLQHREDFNVIVAGGSVRSRDGGIIGEATVDFINQFKVDFGIIGISSIDADGALLDFDYQEVRVAQAIISNSRQVYLAADHSKFSRNAVVRLGHLNQIHALFTDQEPPESICRLLSEQSITLNICP